Below is a genomic region from Paraburkholderia sp. BL23I1N1.
GAGAAGCCAAAAGTCTACTGTTCGAAAGCCGAGCCAATGCAACTGGGACCGCAAGCAGGAAACCAACAAAAAGCGACACGGAAGCCAATGCAACGGTCGCAGGAACCGCCGCAAGAAGCTTTGGAAACGACTCATATATCAGCTGAAAATCCATCACCGACTCCTTACGCCGCGGTTAGCCCACTTCTCTGCTCTCAGAAATCCCTGGTTAGAAATCGAAGAAAGCAAAAGGAAAATCACGAAGGCGGCCAGATAAAACGTGAACGGTTCTTTGAAAGATCCAGCTCCGATGGCAGCTGTGCGCATGATTTCAACCAACCCAACAACGGAAATGAGCGAGGTATCCTTTAACGCCAGTTGCCAGACATTCCCCAGACCGGGCAACGCGAATCTCGCCGCCTGTGGAATAAGAATCCGACGAAGTAGCACTGCCCGCTCCATTCCCATTGCCACTGCCGCTTCAATTTGTCCTGTTGGAATGGCTATGACCGCCGCCCGTATGACCTCTGTCGCATAGGCTCCGGCACTGATGCCGATGCAGAGCACACCGACTGCGAACACCGGCAGTTCTATATAACCTTCGAATCCGAAAACAGCGTTCGCGACATACCGGAGCAACGTACCCCCACCAAAGAACACCAGAAAAATTATCAGCAGCTCGGGAATTCCGCGTACGACCGTCGTATACACGTCAGCTAGAAAACGCAGCAAACTGAAGCGAGAGAGTTTTGCCGCGGCAAAAACCGATCCGAGCAAAATGCCGACGAGAAATGAACACGCCGCGACGGCAACCGTCATAACGGTGCCACGCGCAAATTCATCAACCCACGCTGTGCTTCCCCATGCAAGCACTGAAATATCCATTTTCATTCCCCATCAAATTGAGTTCGGCTATGCATAAACGACCGTATTCACTTACCTATTCCTTCGGCGAATTGTCGAAGCCGAACCACTTGATGGCAAGTCTGCGCAGGCTGCCATCCGAAACTGCTTCCCCGATCGCCTTGTCGAACATGGCGCGTAGTTGATCGTCATTTTTGCGAAATCCAGCGGCCACTCGGCTGCCGAACGGCCCGTTCGTCATACTGGGGCCAAATATCCGCAGGTTCTTGCCGTCAGGCTTGTCCATCAACGGCTTGAGGAAATTGAAGGAAACCATTCCCGCATCGATTCTCCCCGCCGTCAAGTCGAGCATCATGTTATCCGTGGTGTCATATGTCGAAAGTCTCACGGTCGGCATGAACTTCTTCATGAATGTCTCGAAGTTGCTGCCCACCTGTACCCCAACGGTTTTTCCTTTCAGAGCGGAGGTGATTTTTTTTATCGCTGACTCCTCATCAGCATCAAATTTGTCCAAATTCAGATTTGATGGCGATATCTTGACAGCGATTAGATCGCTCGCCGATGTGGCGACGAAAACCATCGGAGTGGTTACGTACGGTCTGGAAAATGAGATAACCTTTTCTCGCGAAGGTGTGATCCCTATTGCAGCCATAATTGAATCAAACCGACCGGACAAGAGAGAGGGAATTAGGCTGTCATAGGCCTGATCGACGATTTCGCACTGCAATCCCATCCGTCGGCACAAGTCGCTAGCTACATCGATCTCAAAGCCAACCATCTTGCCGCTCGTGTCCTTGAAGGCATACGGAGCATACGAAGCTTCGGTACCAATCGTGATTCTCTTGTACTCCTTGGCCATAACAGGGTCGCAGAGCATCAATGCAGCAGACAGCATTCCAATAAGCGCGCCGATTTTTAGGAACTTCATGAACATCTCCTGGACTATGTCCTATCTTCTTCGTTTTGCGATTCTCTGGATTTCAATATCGCGTTTGAAGCCGGTTAAAGTACACGCGAGAGAAACTCACGACATCTCGGCGATGCAGGATTTTTGAAAACCTCTTCTGGCGTCCCTTCTTCCTCAATGCGTCCCCTTTCAAGAAAGATCATCTTGTTGGAGACATCACGAGCAAAACCCATCTCATGAGTAACGACTATCATAGTGCGCCCCTCTTCCGCCAACTTCCTGATGACTTTCAGCACTTCTCCCACCAATTCGGGATCGAGTGCGGAGGTCGGCTCGTCGAAAAGGAGCGCAGCCGGCTGCATCGCGAGCGCACGCGCGATGCTTACTCGCTGCTGCTGCCCACCAGACAACTCGGATGGGTAACAGGCGTGCTTGTCCGCAACGCCAACTTTCCCAAGGAAATCCATTGCCCTATCGTGCACTTCGTTCTTTGGCAGCTTCAGCACATGGACTGGCCCTTCCATCACATTTTGCAGCACGGTCATATGGGACCACAGATTGAAGCCCTGGAAAACCATACCGAGCTGCATGCGCATCTGGTCAATTTTCTTGTGATCCATCCCGACGACGCGACCGGTTGTGTCGGTTTCCACGCTGATCTCGCGCTGCCCCACCGCGATGCGG
It encodes:
- a CDS encoding transporter substrate-binding domain-containing protein is translated as MKFLKIGALIGMLSAALMLCDPVMAKEYKRITIGTEASYAPYAFKDTSGKMVGFEIDVASDLCRRMGLQCEIVDQAYDSLIPSLLSGRFDSIMAAIGITPSREKVISFSRPYVTTPMVFVATSASDLIAVKISPSNLNLDKFDADEESAIKKITSALKGKTVGVQVGSNFETFMKKFMPTVRLSTYDTTDNMMLDLTAGRIDAGMVSFNFLKPLMDKPDGKNLRIFGPSMTNGPFGSRVAAGFRKNDDQLRAMFDKAIGEAVSDGSLRRLAIKWFGFDNSPKE
- a CDS encoding ABC transporter ATP-binding protein, producing MVGHKTPALIADGIFKSYGVHEVLKGVSLQAERGDVISLIGSSGSGKSTFLRCMNLLEVPTKGRIAVGQREISVETDTTGRVVGMDHKKIDQMRMQLGMVFQGFNLWSHMTVLQNVMEGPVHVLKLPKNEVHDRAMDFLGKVGVADKHACYPSELSGGQQQRVSIARALAMQPAALLFDEPTSALDPELVGEVLKVIRKLAEEGRTMIVVTHEMGFARDVSNKMIFLERGRIEEEGTPEEVFKNPASPRCREFLSRVL
- a CDS encoding ABC transporter permease codes for the protein MDISVLAWGSTAWVDEFARGTVMTVAVAACSFLVGILLGSVFAAAKLSRFSLLRFLADVYTTVVRGIPELLIIFLVFFGGGTLLRYVANAVFGFEGYIELPVFAVGVLCIGISAGAYATEVIRAAVIAIPTGQIEAAVAMGMERAVLLRRILIPQAARFALPGLGNVWQLALKDTSLISVVGLVEIMRTAAIGAGSFKEPFTFYLAAFVIFLLLSSISNQGFLRAEKWANRGVRSR